The following DNA comes from Ictalurus punctatus breed USDA103 unplaced genomic scaffold, Coco_2.0 Super-Scaffold_100046, whole genome shotgun sequence.
ATGTTTCAGTATAAACAtacatctctctccatctataaagctattaaacaaacaaacaaataaataaatatacagccATTATTAActatttcatcatcatcaatatttaatcattttaatgtagAATTAATTCCATTTGGGAAATTCACCCTGGGAGGTGGGTTTTTTCCAGGAAAATAAACGGTTCTTTATGCTGGACGTGTGCATTTTGGACATGCGCAGGATTTATAgctgtttttaaagcatttcacaGAGACTGATCCTGAACTGCAGGTTTCTGTCAGGTTCACTGCATCCTGTATATATCAGTGGTTACAGAATTAGAATTGGAACCTTGGAATCAGAACATTGCGAGATGAAAAGCTGATCTGCATCAGCACAATCCACATTCAGATGAAAGTTGTACATTCAGTAGCTCTGACTTGCATAAAAACTGGACAGAAAATAAGTaaacaggaagaagagaagggaaTGCAGAGGAAGGTGGACGGGATGTCTTGCAACATCATCAATGAGCTGCGGTTAGAGAAGAAGCTCTGTGATGTAGTCATCATGGTGGATGGCGCCGAGTTCCACGTGCACAAGAACATCCTGTGCAGCTGCAGCCCATATTTCATGGTTCTCTTTACCAAAGGCTGGTACCCTCCTGATAAGCTCAGGTACAGCATCCCTAACGTTTCCACCGAGATAATGGAGCTGGTCGTGGAGTACGCGTATATAAGACGTGTTAACATCACAGAGAAAAACGTGTGTAAGCTGCTGATCGCTGCTGATTATCTGTTGGTGAGCAGCCTGGTGAACGAGTGCTGTGCGTTCCTGAAGGCTCAGCTGTGTCCTGAGAACTGCATTAACCTCTGGCGTTTTGCTCACTCCTACTTCTGCGAGAAGTTGAAGCAGCAGGCCTTCCGGTTTATCTTGCACAACTTTGAGGAGATGGTGCGCCTCTCTGTGGACTTCCTGGACCTGACGGTCGTGCAGTTGAGCGAGATCATCGAGAAGGATGAACTGAACGTGAAACAGGAGAGCGTGGTGTTTGAAGCCGTCTTACAGTGGATCAAACATGCGCCATGGAAACGGAAAGCACACATAGGAGTGTTACTGCCCAAGGTGCGTCTGGGGCTACTGACGCACGATTACCTAATGAACAATGTGAGCAACAACGTTTTAGTGATGGACGACATGACATGTAAGCCGATCGTCACCAGCATTCTGATGGGCAttgatgacctcaacccaagCCTTTCTCTCAGCTCTGATCTCACGAGACTCCGCCTGCCCAGCGCTGTTCTGCTGGCCATCGGTGGCTGGTACCAAAGGAATCGCACCAATGCCATAAAAGCGCATGATACGCGAGCGGCACGCTGGGTATGCGTCACGTGCTCCGATGAGAGTCCACCGTCTGCCCATCACGGGACGGTGTATCTAAACGGCTTCGTGTACTGCATCGGAGGAATCGACAGTGAGGATTTCCTCTGCAGTGTGAGAAGGTTTGACCCCATCACCAGAATCTGGGCTCAGGTGCACTCCATGCACTATTGCCGGTGTgacgtgagcgtgtgtgtgctggacaGTCGTATCTATGCAATGGGAGGATTTAATGGCTTCGAACATCTGAATACGGTAGAGCGATATGAACCTGAGAATGATCGGTGGTGCATGATTGCGCCAATGCACGGACGAAGGAGCAGCTCTAGCGCTACAGTACTGAATGGCAAAGTGTACATATGTGGAGGGTATGACATTTTCGGGTGTTTGTTCACGGGGGAGTATTACAGTCCTCAGACGAGAGTGTGGACCCTCATCACCCCCATGATGATCAGAAGGTGTGGACTGGGCGTGGTCGCGTATGGAGGATGGGTTTACGCTGTCGGGGGAAATGATGGTGTTAATCACCTAAGCGATGTAGAGGTGTATAATCCTCAGACCAACGTGTGGACACCAGGTCCAGCCATGAACAACCAACGCAGCCACTTCAGCATTGAGGTGCTGGACGATCTCCTGTTCGTTGTTGGAGGAGAGAACAGCACTACCATCATAGATGAAGTGGAGTGTTATGATGAGCAGACTTCTGAATGGCATGCAATTGAAAACATGGGGATTTCTTGCCATGCTCTGAGCTGCTGTGTGCTGTCTGGTTTACCCAACATGGCAGAGTACGCTGCTCCCCGAGACGATCCCTACAGAGTCCCTCAGAGCTCACGGAGCACCAGAGGCTACCTCACACCTCCTGCCAACGTCTGAGACGTACAAATAAACCTCTCCCTTCATCAGCATCCTTTTGTTCTCAAGAATCAAATTAACCACTCTGAAGCAGTCAAACTACTGAATTTGCCTTTTGCTTACTCTCTTATGCTGCAAGCCGTTGTACTGAAACTCGTAAAACCACAACGTCCCTCATGGAGACGTGCGATAGAACAGTCCTGagagctctcacacacacacgtacacatacctGAGATCACAATGACATGGCGGTGCTCATGTGGTCAACGCTAAACAGAATTCCCTTCACGTTATTTTCTACGTGATGAAACTCAACTTTGTTGACATGTAGCTTTTGTGTCATAATTTAGGTTTGTGACGTAATTCTGCTGATTTTAGCCCAAATTCACTAATttgataaaatcactgtaacgGATCATATTTACGAACAAAGTTGAAGACAGGGGATGACGATTATACATTATTTCTCTCTGTGCATCACAGGAATAATTAATGTAAGTCTTATTAATATGTTTATCAAACTCAAATATGACCTTGTCAGAGTATCCACCAGTATTTCTGAGCCAGAACGCCTTTAGATCGGAACGCCGGAAAACTGGTTCTGTACTTTCAGAGCTCGAGTACAACGGAGTGCAGCATTAATACCAGCAGATCCACAGCAATAGACTCTCGGATAATACTATAAACACACCAGGTTCAATTACACTACaatcaaacaagaaaaaaaacatggattaggaaaaaaggacataaaataatgacaaagagtaaaggaaaaggagagacagagaagagggtgagagaggatgggagagagagactgatagagagaaaatgtgtgtgtgtgtgtgagaggatgggagagagagaatatgcgtgtgtgtgagagagagatgatagaGAATGAGAGATGAATGAAGATTAAACAGAAAGAATAAAATGCAGAAAGCAAGAGGGAAAAAAGTGAAAGACAAACATACTACATGAGGGATTGACAGAAAAAGTTTGAAACAAAAACGTGAAATGAAACGTAAAAAATattggagagaaagaaagagcaaaaaaggaacaataaaaataataaatacgaaagagaaagaaatcatagtagaggaataaaaaaaggtAGGACACAATTGCTAAAAAGCAGGAGAAACCGtggaaaagaagaggaagagagacagataaagaaaaaaagaaagagaggaaggagaaaagcgtgagagagggatgaaagaaatgaagcGAGATTAACGTTTCACCTTGAAGAAGATAGTTTTGTCAGCGATGTACTTTAACATCCCCTGTGTGAGCGGTGGCCTGATCACTACGGCAACACGACCCTGGCTCGGGTTCATCGGCTGGGTGGAGTCGTCCACGCCCACCTGTTCTTCTGTCACCATGGCGACGGACTGCATCAGACCCACCAGGTCCATGAGGAGGGAGACAGCGACGGCGCGGATGTTGAAGTCCAGCTCAGAGAAACATGTTCATCAGAGACTCGAGCCACCGAGGAGGCGGAGTCACACTGCTGCTGTCtgacatcaccatcaccacacacacacgtcattaataatcatattaatattaattattattgttgatggTGATGTTAATATTCATCTATAAGTAATTATACACTGTGATtagtaaaaacaaacagcaaataataaataaatcagtaatataaatttaaaaaactaagTAAATCCAGAATAATAATCAGAAAACTTTCAATTAAACAATAATATGCAAATGTGAGAGTATGTTCTGTTGAATATGCGCtggttaaataaaatcattttggcaGCCGTTAACGTAGATACACACTCCTTCTGTTCAAATACACAGATGTTCAAAGGTCTCTCTGTTAACTCCGCCTCCCCATGGTTAGCCCCGCGCCCCGTGTGACCCGGGGCGATGTAGAGCTCCAGCAGTCTGCACAGAAAGTGCTGGAAGTGCCCAAGGCAGTGCTGCATCACAGGAGCATCCAGAGAACCAGGCTGGAGTTTAGGATCGGACTGGAGAGGGGCATGGTCATCAGACTCCGTCTCCTCGTACTGAACAAAATCTGTAAAACTGCTCTCTGGAGAACGAACTGCGGAGGGACTTTCCCTGTCCTCAAACATGTCCTCGCTGACCGGGACATCAAGACATAACCGGgctgggggggagagagagagagacgagagagagagagacatctcTCGTCTCGAAGGgttttctctccctcacctagggttctctctctctgtctcacctaggattctctatctctctttctcactctctccctcacctaggattctctctctctctctctctctctctctctgtgtgtgtgtgtgtctctgtctcacctaggattctctctctctctctctctctctctctccaagggttctctcactctctcttctt
Coding sequences within:
- the LOC128630128 gene encoding kelch-like protein 10, giving the protein MKVVHSVALTCIKTGQKISKQEEEKGMQRKVDGMSCNIINELRLEKKLCDVVIMVDGAEFHVHKNILCSCSPYFMVLFTKGWYPPDKLRYSIPNVSTEIMELVVEYAYIRRVNITEKNVCKLLIAADYLLVSSLVNECCAFLKAQLCPENCINLWRFAHSYFCEKLKQQAFRFILHNFEEMVRLSVDFLDLTVVQLSEIIEKDELNVKQESVVFEAVLQWIKHAPWKRKAHIGVLLPKVRLGLLTHDYLMNNVSNNVLVMDDMTCKPIVTSILMGIDDLNPSLSLSSDLTRLRLPSAVLLAIGGWYQRNRTNAIKAHDTRAARWVCVTCSDESPPSAHHGTVYLNGFVYCIGGIDSEDFLCSVRRFDPITRIWAQVHSMHYCRCDVSVCVLDSRIYAMGGFNGFEHLNTVERYEPENDRWCMIAPMHGRRSSSSATVLNGKVYICGGYDIFGCLFTGEYYSPQTRVWTLITPMMIRRCGLGVVAYGGWVYAVGGNDGVNHLSDVEVYNPQTNVWTPGPAMNNQRSHFSIEVLDDLLFVVGGENSTTIIDEVECYDEQTSEWHAIENMGISCHALSCCVLSGLPNMAEYAAPRDDPYRVPQSSRSTRGYLTPPANV